In Rhipicephalus sanguineus isolate Rsan-2018 chromosome 1, BIME_Rsan_1.4, whole genome shotgun sequence, the DNA window TCCTCACAGTATGGGCATTTTCCTGTACAGGCCGGATCAAAATGTTTTAAAACTGCCGGGCACAGCAGCGTTTTGGTGTAAAGGCGGAGGAGTGTGCGTTCCTCCACCTTTGTAAGGCCCTTACAGGGTTTAGGATAAATTGCGTGGCCGAATTGATAGAACTCAGTAATTTCCCGATACGTTAAGGCCGGTTTGGGTTCGGGATCCATTTCGGAAGGGTCTGAAGGCGTTGCCCGGAGAGTGAGCGCGCGGGCAGCGGCGTCTGCCGTTTCGTTGCCTTCGAGGCCCGTATGAGCTGGAGCCCATATGATCATCCGGGACGCGGGGGCCCCGACGTAATTGCTATCTTGCAGGATGCGATACGCAAGGTGAGGAGCGTACCCCTGTTCAATATTTCTGCAGGCCCCTCTCGAGTCGGTAATGATGACGCGCGAGTCCTGGTCTGCGGCAGCTAGCGCGATGGCGACCTCCTCCGCATGTGTTATATTTTGTGCCCTGAATGTTAGGCCGTTCACTGCGACGTTTTGGTGGACGACTGCAGCCGTGTACCAACCCATATCCGGTTTCAGTGGCGCTCGCCCGCCGTGTTTTTGCGAACGCCGGGCgcagaacgaaaagcttaaacagcttcgatgATAAAACAAGTTGCGACCAACATTTACACGTTAAGTGTTGTATACTACTCCAACGAATCTGATTTAATTATTCTCTCTCCTCAGAATCTGCCCCGACGAGGCATTTCTCGTGCTATAAAATTCCTCAATTCTGTATCGCCTGATCGGGCACTGAACTTTCATGAAATAAAGAATCTCAAAGACTCAAAGTGAACTGCATATGCCTTAACGGAAGAAACATTCTAGGATCGTACTCGCTGCAGGTCCGCCAGACCACTGAGGCAATAGACCATGGCTGAGAGATGTGAATGAAAACCGTGCTGTCTTATTTCCATCAAAATTTGCAATtcagaagaaataaaaaagtcacgAATTAATGTGTCGCTATAGcgcggtaatttttttttcctcaacgactcattaaagggaccctgagaTCCTTAAAAGGGACCCTAAAGGGACCCTGAGAATCAGATCGGTCGCCCGTGCAACGTAAGGAGGACGCGGGAAGTTGAAAACGCGCtcggctgagccgctgcgatctGTACCGATGTTTAAAGTCTCGTAATAAATTTTACTGTTGGCGCAGCGAGCATAAATCGCATAAGCCGTTTCAGGGTCCAATAAAAGCCGGACAGGTCATCATGCACGGCGCCGTGGACCTAAAATTGCGACAACGTATGACGACGTATTGTATCTAGTATAGACTGTGTCAAGGGGCCTATATATTTGATAAGTCTAACGGTACACATCAAATATACAGGCTCGTCACGCACCCTGTGTTGGTTGAATCGCCTTGAAACGCGATGTGCACATTATTACACTGTTCCTGAGTTGACAGACAGCGCTCATTGTAAACGACACGaaaccttccttggcattattggctgttagttctcattaatattgtaacGAAACTCGTAAACCGCAAATGCCGTAGCGAATTCTTGGAAGTCAACCTTTAGGTacagtaaataaataagcaaacaaacaaacaaataaataaaaatcaactATGTTCGGCCCGTCACAATCCGCGGGCACTTTTGAATCTAAAGCTACAATGATGCGATACCAGTGCTGTAGTTTGAATATTGGAACGTCCCAGTTAATTCCCGTTGAGACGTACGTGCGCTGCACTTTTGTATGCCACTGCTAGGAGGAGACGCTATTTAAGGATGGTGTACTAACAAAAATGGGATCAAGAGATTTCGATAGATAACATTTATTTGTGCACTTAATAATTATAGTTATGAAGGAAATCTAAAAGCGATGAATAAAGCTCAGACATAAAGCCATATCGGCAGAAAATTGTTCGCCCTCGCTAAGAACAGAAAGCGA includes these proteins:
- the LOC125756873 gene encoding uncharacterized protein LOC125756873; amino-acid sequence: MGWYTAAVVHQNVAVNGLTFRAQNITHAEEVAIALAAADQDSRVIITDSRGACRNIEQGYAPHLAYRILQDSNYVGAPASRMIIWAPAHTGLEGNETADAAARALTLRATPSDPSEMDPEPKPALTYREITEFYQFGHAIYPKPCKGLTKVEERTLLRLYTKTLLCPAVLKHFDPACTGKCPYCEEKSSDVYHMVWACQSTPNLAPKPHPTREDWEAALLGCSDLASQKALVDRARVAAIANGLL